The segment AGTACTTATTATAACTAAGAAAGAGGGATAGCGATGCGTACAGAACACCAAGAACAAATTAAAGCAGTAATGAATTGTTTGAAACACAAGAATGTTGAATGTTTTTATTTTGTAGCTTGTGGAGGATCACAAGCTCTGTTGATGTCAGGACAATACTTATTCGACAAGGAGTTAGATATTCCTTCCCACGTATATACAGCAAATGAGTTTATTTATGATACACCAAAAGGTTTAAACAATAATTCAGTAGTAATCTCCTGTTCACATTCTGGAACAACACCAGAAACTGTAGAGGCTACTAAATTGGCTCGTAAAAAAGGGGCTGTGACAATTGCGCTGTCAAATGAAGAAGGCTCGCCATTGTGGGAAGCAGCAGAATATCCGATTCATTATGACTGGGGGCAAGATGCTGATGCTAGTGATTTGAATAAAGGCATTTTGTACGGAGTTTTATTTAGTATTTTGATCGTCTTAGATGGTTCAGATAAATGGATAATCTGTTTAGAGGCTTTGAATAACCTAAATGATTTAGTTAAGAAAACGAAAGAACAATTTGCTGATTTTGCCAAGGATTGGGGAAAATCACAAAAACGTGATGGGATTATCTATACTGTTGGAAGTGGGATTAATTGGGGAGAAATTTATTCTACTGCAATTTGTTGGTTTATGGAAATGCAGTGGATTAATTCAAATGCCATTCATTCAGGTGAATTCTTTCATGGTCCGTTTGAAATCACTGATTATGATGTACCATTTATTTTGGTTAAGGGTATCGGAAACACTCGATTCTTAGATCAACGTGTAGAAGATTTTGCGCTAAAGTTTACAAATAAAATTGCAATATTAGATCAAGAGGAGTTTGAATTATCAACTGTGGCAGTTGAGGCAAAACAATATGTGGCAACAATCTTGACCGGAGTTGTAATTCGGCAAATGGTAGAAGCTATTGCATTTGAGCGAGGACATTCGTTAGAAGTTCGAAGATATATGTGGCAAATGGAATATTAAGATAGAACATTAATTAAATAGGGGTCGTGAGTAATGAGTGAACAACAATTTCGAGTAATTATAACCTCGCATGATAGTTTATGCGTGGGTTATCTAAAAGCAGCACAGTTGATTTTGGGAGTTGAATTCCCAAACGTTTCAACGTTACCTTTTGAAGCCAGTAGTTCAATGAGCGATTTTGAAGATGCTATGCGCAAAATGGTGGAGCAAAAACCCTTGCGACCCTTATTGATATTATGTGATTTGATGGGGGGAACACCAGCAAATGTCGCAACGAAATTTATGTTGATAAATAAACAAATAAAAGTCGTTGTTGGTGTGAATTTACCATTTATTTTAGAAATCTTGCTACATCAGGATTCTGGTGCTTCTTTATTAGATATTCCGTTGGATGATGTCATTTTAAGTGCTAAGAATAGTGTGATAGATATTAGGAGCTTGATGAAAGGGTGTACTATGAATGATTAAATTAGTGCGAATAGATCATCGTTTGTTACATGGCCAAGTAATTTTTTCATGGACTAAACAGATGAATGTAAATCATATCGTTGTGGCTGATAATAATGTTCCAAATGACCCTATAGCTGTTATGGCGTTAACAATTGCCAAACCGGCTGATTGTAAATTAGATATCGTAGAAATAAAGGACGTGCCTAAGGTATTAGAGAAAGAATCAGATCATAATTATATGATTTTGCTGAAAGGTCCTGAAGAAGCTTTGAATTTAACAGAAATGATTCCGAAAATAACTGAAATTAATCTTGGCGGTGTAGCGAAGAAAAAGGACTCTATACAATATGGTAAAGCTGTTTACTTAGACAAAGATGAGCTATCTGCTATCAAAAATCTAATTGCGAAAGGAATTAATATTTTCGTGCAGCAGGTCCCATCTAGTTCGGTGGAGAATGTCGACTTTAAGAAATAATAGCGGTATAAGATGTAGGCTCGTTTCATAATTAAGTAAAAAGATGAAATTTGTCAAGGAGGAGATTAAGTGATAATAAAAGCTATTCTGCTTGGACTTGTTGGGGTTATTGCGGTTATTGATTCACGTTTGATTGGTCGTCAAAATATTGGTCGTCCGTTGATTCTGAGCGCGCTAGTGGGCTTAGTTTTGGGAGATCTGACAACTGGAATCAAATTAGGAGCCTCATTGGAGCTGATTTCAATGGGTTTTGTTTCTATCGGCGCTGCAGGACCGCCTAATATGCAATTGGGGAGCATAATCGCTACAGCTTTTGCTATATTGACTGATAGTTCCACAGAAGCAGCACTAACCATTGCCATTCCAGTGGCAGTAGCTGGAGAATTTCTAAGTATTATTATGCGTATGTGTATCGCTCAGTTTGCTCATATAGCTGATAAAGCAATCGAACAAGGTAAGTATCGTAAAGTTCAGATCATTCATATATACTGGTCTTTTATTTTCAATGCTTTTGTTTACTTTGTTCCAATTTTCTTATCTATCTATTTTGGAGCAGATATGGTAAAAGCTATTATTGATAAGATTCCAATCATCATTACTGATGCTTTAACGGTAGCGGGAAACATGTTGTCTGCCTTAGGTTTTGCTATGCTCCTAAGTACAATGTTAAGTAAAAAATATATGCCATATTTTATTTTTGGCTTTTTCATCGTAGCCTATTCAGGACTTGGCTTGATTGGGGTTACTATATTTGCGGTATTAATTGCATTTGTCATGGACCAAATAAAATACAACGGAAAGGAGCTATCATTTTAGATGAAAAATTCCAATGCTATTTCAATCACAAAAAAGGATCTGCAAAAAGTTGTGTTTCGTTCTATGACTATTATGTGTTCATGGAACTATGAACGTCAAATGCACATGGGATTTATTTATGGGTTATCTCCAATTCTGGATAAACTATATATGAATGATGATAAACGCAAGAAAGAAGCCTACGAGCGTCATATGGAGTTTTTCAACTGTACGCCTCAAATGACTTCTTTTATTATGGGACTAGTTGCATCAATGGAAGAACAAAATGCTAATACGGCAAATGGCAAGTATAACGAGGAAACAATTGCTATGATCAAGACCAGCTTGATGGGACCATTTGCCGGTATCGGTGACTCTTTTTTTCAAGGAACTTTGCGAATCATCACTTTTGGTATCGGCATTTCTTTTGCTCAACAAGGCAGTATTTTAGGACCAATATTAGCTGTTGGATTATTCGCAGTTCCATCAATTTTGACGCTTTATTATGGAGCGATGTTAGGATATAAATCCGGAAATAAATATTTGACCAAACTATATCAGGAAGGACTTATGGATCGGGTAATGCAGATGGCTTCTATCGTAGGTTTAGCTGTTGTGGGAGGAATGGTTGCCAGTATGGTACCTATCACTACACCGATAAAGTTTACTACTGGCGGTACGGAATTGATTTTGCAGGATATGCTGAATTCAATCTTGCCACAAATGTTGCCGTTGATTTTTACCATGATTATTTATAAATTAGTTAAAAAAAATGTCAGTACTAATATGCTACTTCTAGGATGCATTGTGGTTGGTATGGTTCTAAGTGTAGTAGGAATATTATAAAAAAGCGAGACAGTGACAGATTTATGGAAGAATTACTGTAAAATCTGTCACCGTCTCGTTACTTTTATTTATTTCTATTTTCCTAATCACGCCACCCAAGCTCTGGCGCGATGTCTTTGACGATTGTTTCCAATAGATGCATGTTGTATTCCACACCTAATGTATTCGGAATCGTAACCAAAACGGTATCTGCTTCTTTAATTGCTTCGTCTTCAGCCAATTCTTTGACCAATTTATCAGGTTCGCCAGCGAAAGTCTTACCGAAGATCGTTGGATTTCGGTGATAAGCCAGATAACCCACTTGATCTTGTTGTGGTGTGCCGTCTTGACCGAATAATCGACGATCCAGATCCGTTGTGATTGGTTGGATCGAGCGGGTCACGAGTGTTCTTGGTTCAAAGTCGTGCCCGGCTTGTTTCCAAGCTTCCTTGTAAGCTCGTAATTGATTAGCTTGTTGGACATGGAATGGTTCATTGGATTCATAGTTTACCAATGTAGATGATTGCAAATTCATTCCATGTTGAGCTGCCCAAACAGCAGTTTGTTGTGAACCGGCACCCCACCAGATGCGTTGACGCAATCCTTCTGAATAAGGCTCGATCCGTAATTTTCCAGGACCTTGTGGGAACATTGGTTGTGGATTTGGTTCCGCGAAAGGTTTTCCTTCAATCAGTTTCAAAAATTCAAGGGTACGTTCACGAGTAACATCTTTGATTTCTTCTTCGCTGTAATCATAGCCGAAATAATTCCAGCCGTCTAAAACTTGTTCAGGTGAACCACGACCGACTCCTAACTGCACTCTTCCTTGAGTGATAATGTCGGTTAATCCTGCATTTTCTGCCATGTAATAAGGATTTTCGTAGCGCATATCGATAAGGCCGGTTCCGATTTCAATCTTGCTGGTTTTCGCACCGATCGCAGAAAGTAATGGGAACGGTGAACCGATTTGATTAGCGAAATGATGGACGCGGAAATACGCACCGTCCACTCCGATTTTTTCTGCTTCTACAGCTAGTTCAATCGATTGAAGATAAGCATCTTGTGCTGTTCTTACAAGTGAACCTTGGCTCATCCAATGGCCAAAACTTAAAAAGCCGATTTTTTTCAAGGCAATGTCCTCCTTCTTTTTTATCAAAAATGATGGTTTTTTATTTTAACTTGTTCTGATTTTACTATGTTTTCTCTCAAAAGACGAATAATTGTTCTCGGAAAAAAATAAATAGGCAATGTCCAAATAGAAAAAAGACATTGTGCACCGTAAAATCAGGAATTTGGTACGTTTTTGCTCTTTTAAAATAATCTTAAAATTTATCTATGATGAGTCTTTTGAAAATATAGTGCAAAGAAGACATCATATTGCTAGTTAAAAAATGACAAAAATTTGTTGGATTTTGAGATGCGACGATACAAATTAATAAGTAGATAGATAATAGGAAAAGTGTCGGTTTTTCTTTGTACAAAGCTAAAAGGAAAAAAAGAGATCTAAGAAAAACAACCGCTACGAGAAAAAGTGCAGTGAGATGGCTAGAGATTTTTATTTTGCTCTTATTCCAATCAATTTTTCAATAAAGGGCTCTTTGTTGTATAGTTATTTTATCATTGAATAACAGATTGGAATTTAATGATTATTTACTTGATAAATGTCATGGCTAAATTCGCAGAAATAGCCGTTTTCACTTTATGTACCAATAAAATAAAGTTGCCCTAATCATTGGATAGTTAGTGGATTTGAACGTATAATTGTCCATTGGGAAGAAACTAATTGTATAGGAGATATGTTATGAAATTAATCGGAATCGATCTAGATGGGACACTTTTGAATTCTGAACAGAAAATCAGCGAAAAAAATGTAAATGCTTTAAAAGAACTTTCGCAAGATTTTCTACCATTTATCTGTTCAGGTAGAGAAGTCGAAGATATCAAAATGATTTTGAAAAAATCAAACTTTACGTTGCCAGTCGTTGGATTGAACGGTGCTTTAGGGTATGACGGAGACAAATTGATTTTTGAATTTGCCTTTGATCCTCAAAGTGTACGGGAGGCAAACCGTATCATTTCCAGATTTCCCACAAAAGTTTATACCAATAGGGGAAGTTACGAATCGCAAAACTATAAAGACGAGATGCAAAAGGTCTTTAGAGAAATAGGAAGCGAATTTTCTATTGAAGAGCTCAACTATGAGTTGGATTATGAAAAAACGATACGTTCGACCGCTTATGAGAGCATTGAAGAAGTCATCAGTCAAGAAGATATTAAAATCTACAAGCTTTTTATCTTTATCCCTAATAGGCAGGTCAAAAAAGAAATCTATACACGTTTAGGAGAAGTTGCCAATATTTCTGTTACTGAATCAGCTGCGGTAAATCTTGAAATTGTTCCTAACAATGTGTCTAAAGGATTCGTGTTTGATCATATGCGTAAAATATATAACTTGAATGATCCTCTAAAAATAGCTATTGGTGACAGCTTAAATGATTTAGAGATGTTCAAGAGTGCGGATCTGAGTTTTGCAATGGCAAATGGACATAAAACGATTAAAGAGATAGCGGATCATATCACCGTCACAAATGATGAAGACGGTGTTTCAGAAGCATTATCTAAGATTTGTGCGCTCTCTTTATAAGAGAACCGTCAAGGAAAGAGGTCACTTGAAACATTTTTCAGCGACTCTTTGTTTGAGGAATCTGCAAGTAATTTAATAATGACATTGCGAGAAGTTATAGATTGTTTAAAAAAATTAAGGGAGCAGAATAGATGAAAAAAATCGCAAACTTATTGATAGTTTCTTTGTTGTTGGTGAGCGCAATCTTTACGAATGGTATCGTAGTTGCAGCTGATGAATCAGTTACGAATCTTCCTGATCCTGGAAGTATCCATACTGATTTGAATGGAGATTATGGTGTCTTGGGAATCGCCTCACAGTTCCATATCTTTGCTAGAGGAACTACGACATTGAACGCCCATACCAATGGAAACTTGGCAGTAGCTATGTTGGAAGGAAATGTAAACTTTGGAACAAGTATCCATGAAGGTTCTGTCAATCGAGAGATCGATTATATCCAAAATGTAACGAATCTTCAAAGCTCGTCAGAAGTTCCAACCACAGAAAAAAGAAGAGAAAAATTTGTCTTAGGCAAAGATATCGCGGTCACTTCCGTCGATCATGGAAATCGCTATGCAATTAATGGAACGAAGATGGACCACATCGCTCCTGAAGATTTTTATCAAGACAGGGAGGGAGTGTATATTGATTTTCAAAAGGAATTTGCTCAATTAACAAAAGCTTCCGCAACTTTGATGAATATGCCGGCGACACTCACGGTTCACAATGATTTTGCAGACACCAATAATCGCGTGATCGATTTAAGCGGTATAAATGCAGATACGATCTATGTCAATATCGATGGAGATGTTTTAACTAGCGATACAGAATTATATATTAGAAATCCTAATGAAAAGATCGTAGTCATGAATGTGGTGAATACTGGCTCTAATTTAACCATAAATTCCGAAATCAATTACAATGATCGTGCAAGTCAAGAAACAGAAGATTTTTCTGATGCAAATATATCGTGGAATTTCGGGAATGCTATTCAGACCATCACGACCGATAAACGATTTTTAGGAACAGTTTTGGCACCTAACGCGACGATTACGGTTGGAGGGAATCTGGATGGTTCGATCATTGCGAATAATGTTGTGATCAATGCGGAAACCCACCGTTGGGATCCTAACGAGATTTATCCAAATACGGATGCTGTTGTTACAGGTTCGGTTCACTTGAAAAAAATCGATGCGGCAGATAACACGAAAACATTGAGCGGAGCAGTATTTGATCTGTATTCCAGTGATGGTACCCAGATCGCGACCGATTTGCAGACCGGAGAAGACGGTACGTTAAGCTATGACAACTTGCCGACAGGAGATTATTATTTTGTTGAAACAAAAGCACCAGAAGGATATCAGTTAGACGAAAGCCATCACGATTTTACTATCACTGCCGGAGAGACCAGTGAAGCGGCAGAGGTGACAGTGACTAATAAAGTCCAGCCAGTAGAAACAGGTTCCGTTAAATTGACGAAGATTGATGCCGCAGATAAAACGAAGACCCTGAGCGGAGCGGTGTTTGATCTGTATTCTAGTGAAGGTAC is part of the Enterococcus mediterraneensis genome and harbors:
- a CDS encoding SIS domain-containing protein is translated as MRTEHQEQIKAVMNCLKHKNVECFYFVACGGSQALLMSGQYLFDKELDIPSHVYTANEFIYDTPKGLNNNSVVISCSHSGTTPETVEATKLARKKGAVTIALSNEEGSPLWEAAEYPIHYDWGQDADASDLNKGILYGVLFSILIVLDGSDKWIICLEALNNLNDLVKKTKEQFADFAKDWGKSQKRDGIIYTVGSGINWGEIYSTAICWFMEMQWINSNAIHSGEFFHGPFEITDYDVPFILVKGIGNTRFLDQRVEDFALKFTNKIAILDQEEFELSTVAVEAKQYVATILTGVVIRQMVEAIAFERGHSLEVRRYMWQMEY
- a CDS encoding PTS sugar transporter subunit IIA, with the protein product MSEQQFRVIITSHDSLCVGYLKAAQLILGVEFPNVSTLPFEASSSMSDFEDAMRKMVEQKPLRPLLILCDLMGGTPANVATKFMLINKQIKVVVGVNLPFILEILLHQDSGASLLDIPLDDVILSAKNSVIDIRSLMKGCTMND
- a CDS encoding PTS sugar transporter subunit IIB; the encoded protein is MIKLVRIDHRLLHGQVIFSWTKQMNVNHIVVADNNVPNDPIAVMALTIAKPADCKLDIVEIKDVPKVLEKESDHNYMILLKGPEEALNLTEMIPKITEINLGGVAKKKDSIQYGKAVYLDKDELSAIKNLIAKGINIFVQQVPSSSVENVDFKK
- a CDS encoding PTS mannose/fructose/sorbose/N-acetylgalactosamine transporter subunit IIC, with amino-acid sequence MIIKAILLGLVGVIAVIDSRLIGRQNIGRPLILSALVGLVLGDLTTGIKLGASLELISMGFVSIGAAGPPNMQLGSIIATAFAILTDSSTEAALTIAIPVAVAGEFLSIIMRMCIAQFAHIADKAIEQGKYRKVQIIHIYWSFIFNAFVYFVPIFLSIYFGADMVKAIIDKIPIIITDALTVAGNMLSALGFAMLLSTMLSKKYMPYFIFGFFIVAYSGLGLIGVTIFAVLIAFVMDQIKYNGKELSF
- a CDS encoding PTS system mannose/fructose/sorbose family transporter subunit IID, which gives rise to MKNSNAISITKKDLQKVVFRSMTIMCSWNYERQMHMGFIYGLSPILDKLYMNDDKRKKEAYERHMEFFNCTPQMTSFIMGLVASMEEQNANTANGKYNEETIAMIKTSLMGPFAGIGDSFFQGTLRIITFGIGISFAQQGSILGPILAVGLFAVPSILTLYYGAMLGYKSGNKYLTKLYQEGLMDRVMQMASIVGLAVVGGMVASMVPITTPIKFTTGGTELILQDMLNSILPQMLPLIFTMIIYKLVKKNVSTNMLLLGCIVVGMVLSVVGIL
- a CDS encoding LLM class flavin-dependent oxidoreductase, which encodes MKKIGFLSFGHWMSQGSLVRTAQDAYLQSIELAVEAEKIGVDGAYFRVHHFANQIGSPFPLLSAIGAKTSKIEIGTGLIDMRYENPYYMAENAGLTDIITQGRVQLGVGRGSPEQVLDGWNYFGYDYSEEEIKDVTRERTLEFLKLIEGKPFAEPNPQPMFPQGPGKLRIEPYSEGLRQRIWWGAGSQQTAVWAAQHGMNLQSSTLVNYESNEPFHVQQANQLRAYKEAWKQAGHDFEPRTLVTRSIQPITTDLDRRLFGQDGTPQQDQVGYLAYHRNPTIFGKTFAGEPDKLVKELAEDEAIKEADTVLVTIPNTLGVEYNMHLLETIVKDIAPELGWRD
- a CDS encoding Cof-type HAD-IIB family hydrolase, which gives rise to MKLIGIDLDGTLLNSEQKISEKNVNALKELSQDFLPFICSGREVEDIKMILKKSNFTLPVVGLNGALGYDGDKLIFEFAFDPQSVREANRIISRFPTKVYTNRGSYESQNYKDEMQKVFREIGSEFSIEELNYELDYEKTIRSTAYESIEEVISQEDIKIYKLFIFIPNRQVKKEIYTRLGEVANISVTESAAVNLEIVPNNVSKGFVFDHMRKIYNLNDPLKIAIGDSLNDLEMFKSADLSFAMANGHKTIKEIADHITVTNDEDGVSEALSKICALSL
- a CDS encoding SpaA isopeptide-forming pilin-related protein, translating into MKKIANLLIVSLLLVSAIFTNGIVVAADESVTNLPDPGSIHTDLNGDYGVLGIASQFHIFARGTTTLNAHTNGNLAVAMLEGNVNFGTSIHEGSVNREIDYIQNVTNLQSSSEVPTTEKRREKFVLGKDIAVTSVDHGNRYAINGTKMDHIAPEDFYQDREGVYIDFQKEFAQLTKASATLMNMPATLTVHNDFADTNNRVIDLSGINADTIYVNIDGDVLTSDTELYIRNPNEKIVVMNVVNTGSNLTINSEINYNDRASQETEDFSDANISWNFGNAIQTITTDKRFLGTVLAPNATITVGGNLDGSIIANNVVINAETHRWDPNEIYPNTDAVVTGSVHLKKIDAADNTKTLSGAVFDLYSSDGTQIATDLQTGEDGTLSYDNLPTGDYYFVETKAPEGYQLDESHHDFTITAGETSEAAEVTVTNKVQPVETGSVKLTKIDAADKTKTLSGAVFDLYSSEGTQIATDLQTGEDGTLSYDNLLAGDYYFVETKAPEGYQLDESHHDFTITAGETSEAAEVTVTNKVQPVETGSVKLTKIDAADNTKTLSGAVFDLYSSDGTQIATDLQTGEDGTLSYDNLLAGDYYFVETKAPEGYQLDESHHDFTITAGETSEAAEVTVTNKVQPVETGSVKLTKIDAADNTKTLSGAVFDLYSSEGTQVATNLQTGEDGTLSYDNLPAGDYYFVETKAPEGYQLDESHQDFTITAGETSEAAEVTVTNEKTTAPKPNPEPEYGMVELTKVDAADKTKTLSGAVFDLYTDNGTKIASNLITDKDGILRYDHLKAGDYYFIETKAPEGYQLDNSRQKFTIQPNAIEKTVQLTVLNQKEVPDDETKNNSSQNNEAQNNRIQNNGEHDQNGNPSKLPKTSENESSHWQLLGSILFVVSGILLGFNAVYRRRMKKW